The genomic region CAGCACTAGACTAGTTATATTCCTATTTAATGATCTAATCCACAGCACTAGAATAGTTATACTCCTATTTAATGATCAAATCTTTTTACCCGGCCTTTCCAGGTCTGCTGGGCATGGTGGCCCACATGATGTTCACCACAGCCTTCCAGCTGACCGTCAGTCTGGGGCCTGAGGACTGGAAGCCTCAGACATGGGACTACAGCTGGTCATACATGTAAGCACATACACTTACAGCCTTTACATCATCACTGTAAAGGacggcacatacacacacagcctttaCATCATCACTGTAAAGGatggcacatacacacacagcctttaCATCATCACTGTAAAGAAtggcacattcacacacatcctTTACATCATCACTGTAAAGGAtggcacattcacacacagtctTTACATCATCACTGTAAAGGatggcacatacacacacagcctttaCATCATCACTGTAAAGGatggcacatacacacacagcctttaCATCATCACTGTAAAGGATGGCATATTCACACACAGTCTTTACATCATTACTGTAAAGGAtggcacattcacacacagtctTTACATCATCACTGTAAAGGATGGCATATTCACACACAGTCTTTACATCATTACTGTAAAGGAtggcacattcacacacagtctTTACATCATCACTGTAAAGGAtggcacattcacacacagtctTTACATCATCACTGTAAAGGGtggcacattcacacacagtctTTACATCATCACTGTAAAAGATGGCATATTCACACACAGTTTTTACATCACACACAGTTCTTTACAAATTTGCTCATGTCTACCGTGTCgtttctctccactctctctccctctctagcCTGGCATGGAGCTCGTTCACAGCCTGCATGGCCTCCTCTGTGACCATCATCAACCGCTACACCAAGACCATCTTGGAGTTCAAACACAAGCGCAGGAACATTGAGAAGAACCTGAAGATCAAGCAGAAGCTACTGGAGCTGGACTCTGGGCCCGGCGTTGAGGTAGGCCGTGTGGGCCATGTGGAACAAGTGTGGGATATGTACATCAGCTCAGTACCCAGTCCAGGATGCACAGCAGAGGAACTACTGGATCTCTCCAGTAATGGGAGGAAGCTGTCCAACGCCTCGGTATACCTGGACCTCAATGACCTGCCAGATCCACAAGGGGAGGAGTACTGCTGAGAAGGGAACCAGGGGACTGATCAAGGCATGCACAAATAAgcatatacacacaaatgcacatctTTCCAAACATGGACAGTACCCCACCCAGGACAGTGTTGGCAGGGGGGTGAGTCTTCCACTGCTGCTTGAATGTGTTGTGCTCTTACAGTCTTTAAACTGGGTGTTGCTACTGGCACTGAGAATACCTCAATGTAGGTTCACTTCAGTTACTGTTTATTACGCCTTTTATAACTATGAGAGGGTTTATATTTTACAGTGTTTTCTGTGAGTTGGTTTGACGTGTTCGTCTGTCTGCATGGACGTGGTCGGatgtttgtacattttcccttttgtttttacagagGACATGAACGTGTATCTATATTTTTTGTCCTGCATTCCTCTGTGATTCAACGTTGAGACCCACCCGTGAGGTGCGTTAAAAGAATTCCACAGACACATCTCTCTGCTGGAATCCTATCTGTCATGCACTGCTACCCGAGAGACAGAGAACATGATGGAGGATCATTGTGAAGACATTGATGAGAAATGGATAGATGTGAGATGAAGGGAGATATTTTGTGAACCTATAAAGTTGAAACCTGTAATTGTTGAATGTAGAGATGGATAATGGATGTTAAAGTTGAAACGTGTAACTACTGAATGTAGAGACGGGTAAAGGGTTATATAGTGTAAACCTGTTTAGCTGTTGAACAATAGAGAGAGTTAAAATATGATGTAGTGTAAACATGTACAAATGTAGAAATAGATGACAGTATAAGGCTAGAGACCAGAGATTGCTCAGTCTGTGCTGAGTGGCTCTTGTACCAGTCTTTTGATTAAATTCAAACAGCATGCAGAGCACTGAGAAGACAACTCTGTTCCAACAGTAACCAAGGCCAGCTTCTTTTCCCATTGTTCTTATTTCTAATAGGACCCTGGAGACTCCATTATGTAGCTACATAACTGTGCAAACTGCCAAAACTCTGCCATCattatttctgtctctttctttccatcCGCAGAtgtatgtatttcttttatGACTTCTATGAGATAAGGTTTACTTGACAATTGTAGTGAATTATAGAGTGttgcagaaaaaaaatcctggTATTGTAGACTAGAAGTTGAATGATCCAACATCAGACTGAACCAGCTTTAGAGAAGTCAGTCAAGTATGAATAACTGCACTATAATCAGCGTTGTCGGTGGTATTATTTACATACTATGATTTTGAAGTatgtttgaaaaatatgtttgaaaatGCATTAATGTACAGACTGATACTGTATGTCAAGTGATTTCGTATTTATGTAcgttgaaatacatttattgaagTTAGTCTGTGTTGCTTTCGATAAGATACTGTATTTCATAGTTTTCCAACCAAGATAATTCTTCCTGTTTCCAACAGTGGCGCTGATAGTTGCAGTATgatcttgtgtttgtgtgtgtgtgtgtgtgtgtgtgtgcgtgtgtgtgtatctgattTCTCTTCAGTGATACAGTATTCTATTTCTGTAAAGTGCTATTTTGGTAACtttctgtgtgaaatgtattgcAATTGTTCACTTAAATTATAAGACTTAAATGTTAAGATGTAcataatattcatattttttttatcagagaTATAAAGGTCTATTAGGAAGTATAAATTGTTTATTGCCAAATAGTTGTGTACTAAAAATGTTCAGTGTTTattacagaaatacatttgaatacagAAGCTATATGCCTAACCTGTGTGACAACTATAGTTTAAAGCCAGACCAAACATTTGCATATTTATGGGGATTTAGTTTAGAGGGCATTTTCGATTTTGAAATgggaatgtttaaaaaaaaagatatgagACAGTTTGGGGCATTTGATAGATGGGGAAGGATTGGGAAGTTCCTCTGAATGTCCAGTGGGGGGCGGTGGTTCACTTTGTCTGTCGTCAAGACATTGGGTCACCCTGTTTTAGTAGCTTTGTTTTTCGTATGTTCCTCTATCCCTTTCTCAGTCTCTAACTTTGTCCATCCCTGCTTATCTTGATTccatgcaacaacaaaaaaacaatgtctTATCCCATAATTGCTTCACAATATGTCctaaaatagaaacatttaattgcTTGATGGACAATTGTATTACCGTCTTAAGACAACTGCGTTAGTAGATGATAGCATAAATGCATCCAACAATTTTGTGTTTGAATTAAAAAGAGATGGTCTGTCTTTTTTGCCATGCTTTGTTCGTCCCTGGCACTCAACACAACAGTGAATACCAttgtatacatataaatatagtaATAATACAATATTTAGTATACTAGAACATGTTTTGATGACAGTTGTGTCATGGTCACTGCACGTCCCCTGTTTGCTGAATACACACAACATCTCATCTATAACAACAGTTTTTACAAAGGTACAAAGACACAATGGGAAATTtccttcaaaatacattttactgtcgttttattttttacaaactaGTGCAAATACATGCAAATAGGAGATAGAGGTTATACAGCAGCTTCGGATGGGACAAACACCAATTGATCACAATATATTGGTTAATGATCTCTTATTCATTCAAGGTTGTCCTCGTGTGGTGGGCTATCCAGTTTAGGACGACACAGACACTGACATAATGTCAGATGATCCTGTTTTCTCTTAAGGTTAATGATAGGATTGAGGGATGTTCAACTAATCCTGGATATGTGCCTATGGGCATTCTCTACCCGGAAAGGGAACGCGTTTGAGTTGCTCCTAATCCACTTACACACATTCATTATTCAACAATACAAAACCACTCAGTCAAATCTGAGCACTTATAAAGATGCTACTCATACTTCCTCTCACTGATTTCTACATAAAAGATTCATCCCGTTTCTGGTAATACTTGACGATGATATTCGATATGTATTGATTGCCTAAAACTCTTTTAAGTCGTAGCCTAAGATTCGCTAAGTTGGGTAAAAAGGATAAGAAAATGTCTAACTCCATGAGGCTTGGTAAGACAAAATTGTTGTTCTATTTAGTTAAGAGCTTCAATAATTTTCAGAAGCAGCCACAGGACAATTTAAATACAGCACAAACATCAGTCTGGACTACAGATGGCACATCCTATAGCAACACTATTTATTCCTGGTGGGCCAGTGAGGACCAGGAGTGAAGCAGAACTACCTATGACAAGAACGGAAAGTGTTTTCAAACACAGCTTAGAGTCACTTTCTTTTCACATCTATTAGATACTGAAGGGAACTAGTATGGAGACTGGCTTTTCTGTCATCAAACCAAGAAAAGAGAATCTCTGTTTTCTCGCTACCCAGAGATCTATCAACATGAGACTCAGTTCCCAGCGGAGTGGCATTCGTACGACCAGGAAGGACCCATGCTGTTCTTCTTATCACCAAGTCACAGTAACCAGTACACAGTACAAACTGAAGCCTAGAGACAAAAAGCCCTTTGAACTGTGGGAGTGTCTTTTCTACTCTGGATTCATGGTTCACCTTGGTGAGTTCTCATTGCCATCCAAAGTCCTGGCCAGCCATCTGATAGAAACGCCTGTTGTGCGGTCTGTAGAACTCCCTAAGTCTCTGGATTACATCCGGGTCAATGGGGGCATGTATCCGCCCCTTAGTCTTTCCCAGGCAATGGGGCTTGCTGCTGCCCTCCGGCTTCTTCAGACAGGGGAAACCTTTTGTCTTATTGAAGTAGAAGTGCTTGTCCGTCACAATCCTCTGGAGGCCCAGAAAGTCCTGGACTTTTCCTAGTTCTCCGGCCGGGTCAGAGATGAGGCCCTCCCCACTGACCAGGTGGATCTGGGCCAGTGGGAACCAGGCCAGCCAGCGCTCCAGGTGCTGAGCATACAGTCCAATCCACAGTGGGCTCCACAGATCATCAATCTCACCTGTATCAAGACAAGACAGCCACAGTTTCTAaacattcagagagagagagaggactgaAGGCAGACGTACCAATATTTTCTGTGTGGGTACAGCATTTGGATTAGGAAAGtaattgtttttgtgtctttagttcaagcatttattcatttatagaTCTGCACAATTTAAGATGTGTCACTGTATGTTACCATTAGTGCTGTTCTTGAAGGCAAGGGTCTCGAAGGCAGGGATGTTGGGGGTTTTGGAGATGATCTGGGTGTAGTCGGAGATGGCCCTGGTCACAGGGTCTCGTACCACCACAATCAGCTTTACATCACGTGACATGGAGTGGACACGCCCTGGCGTCTCCATGGTAACAAAGTAACGAGGTGTCTTCTCGATGACAACCTGTCCATCCAAGGCCTTGGGCATCATACTCCTGGAGGATGGTAGGAGGgagtgggagaaagaaaaagagagagatatgtTTAGAGATATGTGAAATGGTTTACATTTGAAAGGCTGAACTGTAATGATGTGAtctggaaattatttttattagtaAAAACAATCACCTGACAGTGTTAGCTATAGCTTTATTTCTCTCCAACTAGCTAGATGATGGTCAGacctgaacattgttttaaCATACATCAGTAATGGATCCTGTCTCAACCAATGAGGGACAAtaagatgaacacacacatacactgacaaATACAGTCCCTGGACAAAacaacacccactttttattataaaatgttgtgtCAGTGCATCAGAGGGTCATGTATCAAAAGTAGTGTCAGTGCCTCAATGGGTCATGTATTAAATACAGTGTCAGTGCCTCAGAGGGTTATGTATTAAATGTTGTGTCAGTGTCTTAGAGGGTCATGTATCAAATGTAGTGTCAGTGCCTCAGTGGGTCATGTATTAAATGTTGTGTCTGTGCCTCAGAGCGTCATGTATTAAATGTAGTGTCAGTGCCTGAGAGGGTCATATATTAAATGTAGTGTCAGTGCCTCAGATGGTCATGTATTAAATGTAGTGTCAGTGCCTCAGATGGTCATGTATTAAATGTAGTGTCAGTGCCTCAGATggtcatttattaaatgttgtgtCAGTGCCTCAGATGGTCATGTATTAAATGTAGTGTCAGTGCCTCAGATggtcatttattaaatgttgtgtCAGTGCCTCAGAGGATCATGTATTAAATGTTGTGTCAGTGCCTCAGAGGATCATGTATTAAATGCTGTGTCAGTGCCTCAGAGGGTCATGATTCCAGGATGAATTCAgtttctctaggtttcttctgtTGGGTAATT from Esox lucius isolate fEsoLuc1 chromosome 5, fEsoLuc1.pri, whole genome shotgun sequence harbors:
- the hs3st3l gene encoding heparan sulfate (glucosamine) 3-O-sulfotransferase 3-like; this encodes MSAFHHNSPTDRDIRRVLQKLLVMLSLGVICVSVFYFLTGCCESDLTEYTISNRPAREFLLPGWYHERNGTFYKDVVTVHDEDGYQGAGERSTKTPDLVTNNSGTDWTATRRLPQALIIGVKKGGTRALLEFLRLHPDIRALGSEPHFFDRHYARGLNWYRSMMPKALDGQVVIEKTPRYFVTMETPGRVHSMSRDVKLIVVVRDPVTRAISDYTQIISKTPNIPAFETLAFKNSTNGEIDDLWSPLWIGLYAQHLERWLAWFPLAQIHLVSGEGLISDPAGELGKVQDFLGLQRIVTDKHFYFNKTKGFPCLKKPEGSSKPHCLGKTKGRIHAPIDPDVIQRLREFYRPHNRRFYQMAGQDFGWQ